The following are encoded together in the Thermococcus celericrescens genome:
- a CDS encoding RNA-guided endonuclease InsQ/TnpB family protein: MVSLSSRANGKPVFKKEVIMLDDHLFKLDLENRIIKLSTPNRRTVLEFYPAKHHEKFRDWRVGQAWLVRTPKGVFINVVFSKEVEIREPEAFVGVDLNENNVTLSLPNGEFVQIITHEREIRAGYFLKRRKIQKKIRAGKRRRELLEKYGERERNRLNDLYHKLTNKIVELAEKYGGIALEDLTEIRDSIRYSAEVNGRLHRWSFRKLQSIIEYKAKLKGIRVVFVNPAYTSSLCPVCGGKLSPNGDRVLKCSNCGFEADRDVIGSWNVRLRALKMWGVSVLPESQPMKTGGWKVSRNDIYELYANYG, from the coding sequence ATGGTAAGCCTGTCTTCAAGGGCCAATGGTAAGCCTGTCTTCAAGAAGGAAGTCATTATGCTGGACGACCACTTGTTCAAACTCGACCTCGAAAACAGGATAATCAAACTCTCGACTCCAAACAGGAGGACTGTTTTAGAGTTTTATCCAGCCAAGCATCACGAGAAGTTTAGAGATTGGAGAGTTGGTCAAGCGTGGTTAGTGAGAACTCCAAAAGGAGTCTTCATAAACGTTGTATTCTCGAAAGAAGTTGAAATCCGCGAGCCTGAAGCTTTTGTCGGCGTGGATTTGAATGAGAACAATGTAACGCTCAGCCTTCCAAACGGGGAGTTCGTCCAAATCATAACCCACGAGCGGGAGATTAGGGCTGGTTACTTCCTAAAGCGGAGGAAAATCCAGAAGAAAATTAGGGCTGGAAAAAGGAGAAGGGAGCTTCTCGAAAAATATGGTGAGAGGGAGAGGAACAGGCTTAACGACTTGTATCATAAACTTACGAATAAAATCGTTGAATTGGCAGAAAAATACGGTGGTATTGCTCTGGAGGATTTGACTGAAATACGGGATTCGATTAGGTATTCTGCTGAAGTGAATGGTCGTTTGCACCGCTGGAGTTTTCGCAAACTCCAGTCAATTATCGAATACAAGGCCAAACTGAAGGGTATTAGGGTTGTTTTCGTGAATCCTGCTTACACTTCGTCCCTGTGCCCGGTATGTGGGGGTAAACTAAGCCCGAATGGGGACAGGGTCTTGAAGTGTTCGAACTGTGGTTTTGAAGCCGATAGGGACGTTATTGGCTCTTGGAATGTTCGTTTGAGAGCCCTGAAGATGTGGGGAGTTTCCGTTCTCCCCGAAAGCCAGCCAATGAAGACGGGAGGCTGGAAGGTTAGCCGTAACGACATTTACGAACTTTACGCAAATTACGGCTAA
- a CDS encoding ABC transporter permease, translated as MQVFFTMIYRELKRFSRSRARVIGSLINPLIWLIFFGKGWSGVFNNPAAASIFGGVDYMTYLVPGIIAMTVFNMSFMQGITLIWDKQFGFLKEILVAPASRTEAILGRITGGALMAMIQGVIILALSFFLADLNVSGILPALGMSFLVGIAIAGMGVAIALKMTSMEGFQMIVTMIMLPMTFLSGAFYPISTMPEWMQWLAKVNPLTYAVDGSRYYLAGVEPTFGIVTDWVVLIGLAALFAGIAALGFRKATID; from the coding sequence ATGCAGGTCTTTTTCACCATGATATACCGCGAGCTGAAGCGCTTTTCCCGCTCCCGTGCGAGGGTCATCGGAAGCCTCATCAACCCGCTCATCTGGCTCATATTCTTCGGAAAAGGCTGGAGCGGTGTCTTCAACAACCCCGCCGCGGCGTCCATCTTCGGCGGCGTTGACTACATGACCTACCTCGTGCCGGGAATAATAGCCATGACGGTCTTCAACATGAGCTTCATGCAGGGCATAACGCTCATCTGGGACAAGCAGTTCGGCTTCCTGAAGGAGATTCTCGTCGCCCCCGCGAGCAGAACAGAGGCCATACTCGGCAGAATCACCGGGGGAGCACTCATGGCCATGATACAGGGCGTCATAATCCTCGCGCTCAGCTTTTTCCTGGCCGACCTCAACGTGAGCGGAATCCTTCCCGCGCTTGGCATGAGCTTCCTCGTTGGAATAGCGATAGCGGGTATGGGTGTCGCGATAGCGCTCAAGATGACCAGCATGGAAGGCTTCCAAATGATAGTGACCATGATAATGCTCCCCATGACCTTCCTCAGCGGGGCGTTCTACCCGATAAGCACGATGCCAGAGTGGATGCAGTGGCTGGCCAAGGTAAACCCGCTGACCTACGCGGTCGACGGTTCCAGGTATTACCTGGCCGGAGTCGAGCCGACCTTTGGAATCGTCACGGACTGGGTCGTGCTCATTGGTCTGGCGGCGCTGTTCGCCGGAATTGCCGCGCTTGGCTTCAGGAAGGCCACGATAGACTGA